The sequence CCTGTAGGGCGCGGAAACTCTGATTCGCGCGTGGGTCGGGCGGTCCGTACGATCGGCGGGTGGTTTTCTTTCTCGTGCATTTGGCTGCGCGGTGCCTGCTTCGGGTTATTGGCGGGAGTTCGTCTGTTGCTGCGCTGGAGGTGGAGAACGCGGTGCTTCGTCACCAGCTGGCGGTGCTGCGTCGGACGGTCAAGCGGCCGCCGTTGCGACGGAGGGACCGAGTGCTGCTCACCGCTGCCAGCAGCCTGCTGCCGAGGGATCGTTGGTCTGTGTTCGTGGTCAGGCCGCAGACGCTGGTTCGCTGGCACCGCGAGCTCGTCGCGAGGAAGTGGACGTACCGGCGCCGCTCTCCGGGTCGGCCGCCGATCGATCCTGAGCTCCGAGAGTTGGTGGTGCGCCTGGCAAGGGAGAGTCCCAGCTGGGGCTGCGTGCGGATCCAGGGCGAGCTGCGCAAGCTCGGCATCCGGGTGGGCGCGACCACGATCAGGACGATCCTGAGGCGTGCCGGTCTCGGTCCGGCCCCACGCCGGGATGGACCGTCGTGGAGCGAGTTCCTGCGAGCGCAGACGCAAGGAATGTTGGCCTGCGATTTCTTTACCGTGGAGACGGCGTGGCTGCGCACGCTGTACGTGTTGTTCTTCATTGAGCTGGGGTCGCGGCGTGTTCACCTCGCTGGAGTCACCGCAAACCCCGACTGCGCCTGGGTTGCCCAGCAGGGCCGCAACCTGGCGGTCGAGGAGCGGCTGGAGAACGTGCGCTTCCTGGTGCACGATCGGGACGCCAAGTTCTCGGGCCCTTTCGATCAGCTCATGCGCTGCGAGGGCGTGAAAGTGATCAAGACGCCGTTCCGGGCGCCGAAGGCGAACGCGGTCGCGGAGCGCTGGGTACGCACCGTTCGAAACGAATGTCTGGATCACGTGCTGGTGTTCGGCCGCCGCCATCTCGAGCACGTCCTTCGCGACTACGCGGCCCACTACAACGCCGAGCGCCCGCACCGCTCGCTGGAGCTTGCCGCTCCCGCCGGCTCACCCCAGATGCGGGCCTCGCCTCCCAGTTCGGAGATCCGCCGCCGAGACGTACTGGGCGGGCTGATCCACGAGTACTACGCTGCGGCCGCATGACCGGGCGAGATCGGGGCGTCGCGGCTGTCTTCGTCGTAGCGCGGAACCCAGAGGCCGACAGCAAGCTGCCCTACCTGCTGCGGCTCCCGCTCGAGGGCGGGCTGGTGCTCAAAGCACGGGAGCCGTGGCCGACGACCGCGCGCGTGTACTGCCACCGCTTCGAGGGCGCCTGGCCTAAAGAAGCCGAGACCGTCGAGGAGACCGCTGTCCTTTTGTGCCGCCGGCGGGGAGCGGCGATCGACCTGCTGCTCGATCGTCCCCGGCTGGCCCGCTCCCAGTTCGTCCTCACGCACGTAAAGGGCCGCGAGGCGATTTTCTGGCAGACCCAGAAGACCGCCCGCACCGCCAACCCGGGCGGCAGGATCCCCCGCCGGCGCATCCTCACCGACCCGGTCACGATCGCCACCGACACCAGGGAGCGCTACCCGTACCGCTTCGCCCAGCGGAACGTCGAGACGATTCGGGTTGCCCTCCCCGCAGGGGACTACGCGGTACAGGCAGCAGACGGAACCCTGCTCGC comes from Chloroflexota bacterium and encodes:
- a CDS encoding ERCC4 domain-containing protein; the protein is MTGRDRGVAAVFVVARNPEADSKLPYLLRLPLEGGLVLKAREPWPTTARVYCHRFEGAWPKEAETVEETAVLLCRRRGAAIDLLLDRPRLARSQFVLTHVKGREAIFWQTQKTARTANPGGRIPRRRILTDPVTIATDTRERYPYRFAQRNVETIRVALPAGDYAVQAADGTLLAAVERKSLENLAATLSDGTLAFQIQRLAELPLAAVVVEGRYSALYKLEHVNGSWLADQLARLEVRYPEVHLVFADSRRFAEEWTYRFLSTAL
- a CDS encoding integrase core domain-containing protein — protein: MLRHQLAVLRRTVKRPPLRRRDRVLLTAASSLLPRDRWSVFVVRPQTLVRWHRELVARKWTYRRRSPGRPPIDPELRELVVRLARESPSWGCVRIQGELRKLGIRVGATTIRTILRRAGLGPAPRRDGPSWSEFLRAQTQGMLACDFFTVETAWLRTLYVLFFIELGSRRVHLAGVTANPDCAWVAQQGRNLAVEERLENVRFLVHDRDAKFSGPFDQLMRCEGVKVIKTPFRAPKANAVAERWVRTVRNECLDHVLVFGRRHLEHVLRDYAAHYNAERPHRSLELAAPAGSPQMRASPPSSEIRRRDVLGGLIHEYYAAAA